The genomic interval CCTTCGAACGCCGCGCTCACGCAACCTTCCGCAACCGCCATGAGGCGGGCGCGGTGATGCAGACGGATTACGCCGGCCACACCATCCCCATCACCGACCCTTCGACCGGCGTCATCCACTCTGCGCAAATCTTCGTGGCGATGCTTCCCGCCTCGTCACTGACATTCGCTTATGCCAGCTTCAGCCAGAAACTGCCGGACTGGATCGAGGGTCAGGAACGCGCACTGAGCTTCTTCGGCGGCGTCCCGAAGGCGATCGTGTGCGACAATCTGAAGGCAGGCGTTGCCAAGGCTCTGTGGTTCGAGCCCACGCTCAACGCCACCTTCGCTGCCATGGCCGAACATTATGATACGACCATCCTGCCGACCAGAAGCCGCAAGCCGCGTGACAAAGCCAAGGTCGAAGGCGCCGTGCTGATCGTCGAGCGTTGGATACTGGCTCGCCTCAGAAACCGGCGCTTCTTCAGCGTGTCTGATCTAAACGCCGCGATCTCGGTTCTGCTTGACGACTTGAACAACCGCCCGATGCGCCATATCGGCAAGTCGCGCCGAGATCTGTTCGAGGAGGTGGAGAGAAAGGCGCTTGCGCCGCTGCCAGCGACGCCATTCGACTATGCGGAATGGAAATCGGCAAAGGTCCATCCCGATTACCACGTCGAAGTCGACAAGACATTCTACTCTGTGCCGCATCGCTTGATCGGCCGACAAGTTGATGTGCGTCTTACCCATCGGGTGGTCGAGATATTCCTCGATCACAAGCGGATTGCCAGCCATATCAGGCGTTCTCAGCGATCCGGGCATGTCACAATCAACGAGCACATGCCCAAATCCCACCAGCGTTATGCCAACACGACGCCGGCATCACTTTTGAACCAAGCCGCAAGGATCGGGGTGAACACTGCCATTCTGGTCGAGCGGGTGATGCGCGATCGTCCTCATCCCGAACAGGGATATCGCTCGGCTTTCGGCATTCTGTCCCTTGCCCGCCGTTATGAGACGGATCGCCTGGAAGCGGCTTGTGAGCGGGCGCTGGTCATAAACTCCATCACCTATTCCTCTGTCGCCGCCATTCTCAAATCCGGTCTCGATCGGACCAAACCCCAGATCGATTCGGCAAAACCCACCCCGCCGCACACCAACATCCGCGGTGGCTCCTATTACCAGTGAAGGAAAAGGAAAGACCCATGCTGACACATCCAACTCTTGAACAGATGCAGGCCCTTGGCCTTGCCGGAATGGCAACGGCCTATCGCGAACTTGCCGCTCAGAACAACAGCAGCGATCTCAGCCGTGACGAGTGGCTTGGCCTGATGCTTGATCGGGAAACGGCTCTGCGATCCGACAAGCGCCTGACCAACCGGCTTGCAGCTTCAAAGCTCCGCTTTCCCGATGCCTGCATCGAGAACAT from Agrobacterium tumefaciens carries:
- the istA gene encoding IS21 family transposase, translating into MPRRKQARRTTVKDIRSILRLTHEQGLSVRAVSERLKISKTSVATYLLRAKETGLSVWPLPAGLDDDAALERHLFRRVGRPPQDLVEPDWRSVSAELKRKGVTLTLLWQEYRASHPDGYGYTWFCDRFAAFERRAHATFRNRHEAGAVMQTDYAGHTIPITDPSTGVIHSAQIFVAMLPASSLTFAYASFSQKLPDWIEGQERALSFFGGVPKAIVCDNLKAGVAKALWFEPTLNATFAAMAEHYDTTILPTRSRKPRDKAKVEGAVLIVERWILARLRNRRFFSVSDLNAAISVLLDDLNNRPMRHIGKSRRDLFEEVERKALAPLPATPFDYAEWKSAKVHPDYHVEVDKTFYSVPHRLIGRQVDVRLTHRVVEIFLDHKRIASHIRRSQRSGHVTINEHMPKSHQRYANTTPASLLNQAARIGVNTAILVERVMRDRPHPEQGYRSAFGILSLARRYETDRLEAACERALVINSITYSSVAAILKSGLDRTKPQIDSAKPTPPHTNIRGGSYYQ